The genomic interval ATGGGCCACGAAATCCAGGTCACAGCCCACATCAGGCTCATCCAGGTTGATGGTCGGCGGAGCGACCTGATCGCGTATCGCCAGCACGCTGAAGATGGCCTCGACCGCACCGGCAGCACCGAGCAGATGACCAGTCATGGATTTGGTCGAGCTGACCGACAGCCGATAGGCACTCCCGCCGAAAACCGACTTGAGTGCCGCCACCTCGGCCAGATCGCCAGCCGGCGTCGAGGTGCCATGGGCATTGATGTACTGGACCTGGTCGACGTTCAGGCCGGCATCGTGCAGGGCGTTGCGCATGCAGCGGGCTGCACCGGCGCCATCCTCCGGCGGCGAGGTCATGTGGAAGGCATCGCCGCTCATGCCGAAGCCGACCAACTCGGCATAGATGTTGGCGCCCCGCGCCCTGGCATGCTCCAGCTCCTCCAGCACCAATGCACCGGCGCCGTCGGAAAGCACGAAGCCATCCCGCCCCTTGTCCCACGGGCGGCTGGCGCGCGCCGGATCGTCGTTGCGGGTGGACAGTGCCCGGGCCGCACCGAAGCCACCGATCCCCAGGCCGCTGGCCGCCATTTCGGCACCGCCGGCAACCATTGCATCGGCTTCGCCATAGGCGATGTTGCGCGCAGCCATGCCGATGCAGTGGGTACCGGTGGTACAGGCGGTAGCCAGGGCGTAGTTCGGCCCCTGCAGCCCAAGATGAATCGACAGGAAGCCGGAAATCATGTTGATGATCGAGCCTGGCACGAAGAACGGAGAAATGCGCCGAGGGCCCTGCTCGATGAGGGATTTGCAGTTGTTCTCGATATTGGTGAGGCCGCCAATGCCGGAGCCCATGGCCACGCCGATGCGCTCCCGATTGACATCGGTGATTTCCAGACCGGAATCGCGCACGGCCTGGAAGCTGGCAGCCAGACCGTACTGGATGAACAGGTCGAGCTTGCGGGCTTCCTTGAGCGACAGGTATTGCTCGACGTCGAATCCCTTCACCGAACCACCGAAGCGGGTTGAATAGGCGGAAAGATCCATGTGCTCGAGCGGAGCGATGCCACTGCGACCAGCCAGGACCCCCTGCCAGCTGCTCGGCACATCGGTACCCAGCGGCGACAACATCCCCAGTCCAGTGACCACGACGCGTCTACGTGACAAAGCAATCTCCTCTTTTCTTTCTTCATTACTGTGCCAGACAGGAGCAGGCACCCTGCCTGCAGGCGACAGGCGATCCCATGCGGGCGGCGTATCTTGTAGCTATCTTGCCGAACTGACCAGAGCCGGCAGGTATCGGATGAAATTCTAGTTATTTCTGCTAAAGAAAAACCGCACGCCTTTTGGGCAGTGCGGCTTTCCGAGTCGGGAGCGACGATTACTTATTGCGCGTGAGCATTGATGTAATCGATGGCTTCCTGCACAGTGGTGATCTTCTCGGCCTGTTCGTCCGGAATTTCGGTCTCGAATTCCTCTTCGAGAGCCATCACCAGCTCGACGGTGTCAAGAGAGTCGGCGCCCAGGTCTTCGACAAAGGAAGCGCTGTTGGTGACTTCCTCTTCTTTGACGCCAAGTTGCTCAGCAACGATCTTCTTGACGCGTTCTTCGATGGTGCTCATACCTTATTTTCACTCCTATGGACAAACCAGGCAGATGGAATGCGATTAAGTTTATAGAAAGGGATTTCAGCATTTCAAGCTGAAGCCCTGCCCCTCCGGACGGCCCCGACGACCTGCTTTTTTCGATCTAGCAGCTCGATGAGATTTCGGATTGCTCTTTGACTGTTGTCTCGAGGCTCTCGTCACATCAACTCATGTACATTCCACCGTTGACCGGAATGGTAGCTCCGGTGACATAGGATGCACCATCGGAGGCAAGGAAAGCGACAACCCGGGCAATTTCCTCGGCCTGCCCCAGACGACCCAGCGGGATCTGACTCAGCAACGCATTGCGCTGTGCTTCGGGCAGCTCGCGGGTCATGTCGGTATCGATGAAGCCCGGCGCCACCGCATTGACCGTGATGCCGCGCGAACCGACCTCACGGGCCAAGGCGCGACTGAATCCTTCCAGCCCCGCCTTGGCTGCAGCATAGTTGACCTGGCCGGCGTTGCCCATGGCACCTACCACCGAGCCGATATTGATGATGCGTCCCCAGCGGGCCTTGGTCATGCCGCGCAGGACTGCCTTCGACAGGCGGTAGAGGCTGTTGAGGTTGGTATTGATGACGTCATGCCAT from Azotobacter salinestris carries:
- the acpP gene encoding acyl carrier protein, yielding MSTIEERVKKIVAEQLGVKEEEVTNSASFVEDLGADSLDTVELVMALEEEFETEIPDEQAEKITTVQEAIDYINAHAQ
- the fabG gene encoding 3-oxoacyl-ACP reductase FabG, producing MSLQGKVALVTGASRGIGQAIALELGRQGAVVIGTATSSAGAESIAETLKSHGVEGAGLVLDVASDESVATTLEHIQQHLGQPAILVNNAGITRDNLMLRMKDEEWHDVINTNLNSLYRLSKAVLRGMTKARWGRIINIGSVVGAMGNAGQVNYAAAKAGLEGFSRALAREVGSRGITVNAVAPGFIDTDMTRELPEAQRNALLSQIPLGRLGQAEEIARVVAFLASDGASYVTGATIPVNGGMYMS
- the fabF gene encoding beta-ketoacyl-ACP synthase II, translated to MSRRRVVVTGLGMLSPLGTDVPSSWQGVLAGRSGIAPLEHMDLSAYSTRFGGSVKGFDVEQYLSLKEARKLDLFIQYGLAASFQAVRDSGLEITDVNRERIGVAMGSGIGGLTNIENNCKSLIEQGPRRISPFFVPGSIINMISGFLSIHLGLQGPNYALATACTTGTHCIGMAARNIAYGEADAMVAGGAEMAASGLGIGGFGAARALSTRNDDPARASRPWDKGRDGFVLSDGAGALVLEELEHARARGANIYAELVGFGMSGDAFHMTSPPEDGAGAARCMRNALHDAGLNVDQVQYINAHGTSTPAGDLAEVAALKSVFGGSAYRLSVSSTKSMTGHLLGAAGAVEAIFSVLAIRDQVAPPTINLDEPDVGCDLDFVAHEAKSLPIDVVLSNSFGFGGTNGSLVFRRFVG